A genomic stretch from Flavobacterium sp. KS-LB2 includes:
- a CDS encoding DUF3347 domain-containing protein, whose translation MNSIRKILMAIILLLSVTSASAQIKNSKTETVKIYGNCDMCKSKIETAGNLKKVSKIEWNKDSKMATLTYDSTKTSQDEILKRIALAGYDSDKFLAPDATYDALHGCCQYEREAKVAVSTEMKMESTTTENHSNHATHSDATVVKQQVDTKLKVVFDTYFLLKDALVKTDGKAAATVAKEVLIALNAVKMDELAMDVHMVWMKEMKSLMAGAKEIAETQDIKRQREIFIPFSKSIYELIKVAKYETPVYLQFCPMANDGKGANWLSKESAVKNPYYGSQMMTCGKTVETIQ comes from the coding sequence ATGAATTCAATACGAAAAATATTGATGGCAATAATTCTATTGCTTTCAGTTACAAGTGCAAGCGCGCAAATTAAAAACAGCAAAACAGAAACCGTTAAAATATACGGAAACTGTGACATGTGTAAGAGCAAGATAGAAACCGCCGGAAACCTTAAAAAAGTGTCTAAGATAGAGTGGAATAAAGATTCCAAAATGGCAACACTTACGTATGATTCGACTAAAACGAGTCAGGACGAAATCTTGAAACGCATTGCTTTAGCCGGTTATGATAGTGATAAATTTCTTGCTCCAGATGCTACTTATGACGCTTTACACGGATGTTGTCAATATGAAAGAGAGGCAAAAGTAGCCGTTTCTACCGAAATGAAAATGGAAAGCACCACTACAGAAAATCATTCAAACCACGCCACTCATTCTGATGCGACAGTTGTAAAACAGCAAGTGGATACTAAACTAAAAGTTGTTTTTGATACCTATTTTCTTCTGAAAGATGCTTTGGTGAAAACAGATGGAAAAGCGGCTGCTACTGTGGCGAAAGAAGTTCTAATAGCATTAAATGCAGTAAAAATGGACGAGCTTGCTATGGATGTGCACATGGTTTGGATGAAAGAAATGAAATCTTTAATGGCTGGTGCTAAAGAAATTGCTGAAACACAAGACATCAAACGCCAAAGAGAAATTTTCATCCCTTTTTCAAAATCAATCTATGAATTGATAAAAGTGGCCAAATACGAAACTCCGGTTTATCTTCAGTTTTGCCCTATGGCAAATGACGGAAAAGGAGCTAACTGGTTGAGCAAAGAGAGTGCGGTTAAGAATCCATATTACGGTTCTCAAATGATGACGTGCGGA
- a CDS encoding phage holin family protein, which produces MNLLIKILITSGLVLLIANFMPGVHVNGFTTALIVAIVLGLLNIFIKPILVVLTLPVTIITLGLFLLVINALMILLCTKIVGGFSVDTFWTALFFSIILSLLQSIMNGILGEGK; this is translated from the coding sequence ATGAATTTACTGATCAAAATTCTTATCACTTCGGGATTAGTGTTGCTAATTGCAAACTTTATGCCCGGAGTTCATGTTAATGGATTTACTACAGCATTAATTGTAGCCATTGTTCTAGGGTTACTTAATATATTTATCAAACCAATATTGGTAGTACTCACTTTGCCAGTTACCATTATTACTTTAGGATTGTTTTTACTAGTCATCAATGCATTAATGATTTTGTTGTGTACAAAAATTGTGGGCGGATTTAGTGTAGATACCTTTTGGACCGCCTTATTCTTTAGTATCATTTTGTCATTATTACAGTCCATAATGAATGGAATATTAGGAGAAGGAAAATAA
- a CDS encoding alpha/beta fold hydrolase: MLFSKIEGSGKPLLILHGFLGMSDNWKTLGTQFATDFQVHILDLRNHGRSLHSEEFSYEIMAQDVYEYCQAHNLANINIIGHSMGGKVAMLLATTHPELVDKLIVADIGPKFYPQHHQDILAGLNAVDFSKKPSRGDVEEIMEQFVPDFGTRQFLMKNLYWQEPGQLAFRFNLAVFNNKIEEIGVPLPENSVFEKPTLFIRGGNSRYILDSDFENIKKHFPDSSIETIPNVGHWLHAENPAEFYQKVTSFLKETR; the protein is encoded by the coding sequence ATGCTTTTTTCAAAAATAGAAGGTTCAGGCAAGCCACTTTTAATTCTTCACGGATTTCTGGGAATGTCTGATAATTGGAAAACACTCGGAACGCAATTTGCGACTGATTTTCAAGTTCATATTCTCGATTTACGCAACCACGGTCGAAGCTTGCATTCAGAAGAGTTCAGTTATGAAATCATGGCGCAGGATGTTTACGAGTATTGCCAAGCTCATAATTTAGCAAACATCAACATCATAGGACATTCTATGGGCGGAAAAGTAGCCATGCTTTTAGCAACGACACATCCGGAATTAGTAGATAAATTGATTGTGGCTGATATTGGTCCAAAATTTTATCCGCAACACCATCAGGATATTTTGGCGGGATTGAATGCCGTTGATTTTTCAAAAAAACCAAGCCGAGGCGATGTCGAAGAAATTATGGAACAGTTTGTTCCTGATTTTGGAACTAGACAATTCTTAATGAAAAATTTATATTGGCAAGAACCGGGGCAATTGGCGTTCCGATTCAATTTGGCAGTTTTCAATAATAAAATAGAGGAAATAGGTGTGCCATTACCCGAAAATTCCGTTTTTGAGAAACCAACATTATTTATTCGTGGTGGAAATTCCAGATATATTTTGGACAGTGATTTTGAAAACATAAAAAAACATTTTCCAGATTCAAGCATCGAAACGATTCCTAATGTAGGGCATTGGCTTCATGCCGAAAACCCAGCTGAGTTTTATCAAAAAGTGACTTCTTTTTTGAAAGAAACGAGATAA
- a CDS encoding pyridoxine 5'-phosphate synthase, which translates to MTKLSVNINKIATLRNARGGNVPDLLKVAADIQKFGAEGITIHPRPDERHIRYQDARDLKSVVYTEYNIEGNPEQTFIDLVLEIKPTQVTLVPDAIDAITSNAGWDTIKHTSYLTEIVQEFQRNGIRTSIFVDPVLEMIEGAKKIGTERIELYTEAFAHQYNLGNQDGILPYTESAILANELGLGINAGHDLSLDNIQFFKQNIPGLLEVSIGHALISEAIYLGLDNVVNMYLQKLK; encoded by the coding sequence ATGACAAAGTTAAGTGTAAACATCAATAAAATAGCTACTTTGCGAAATGCTCGCGGAGGAAATGTTCCTGATTTATTAAAAGTAGCCGCCGATATTCAAAAGTTTGGTGCCGAAGGAATAACGATACATCCTCGTCCAGATGAGCGCCACATTCGCTATCAAGATGCCAGAGATTTAAAGTCTGTCGTTTACACCGAATATAATATTGAAGGAAATCCAGAGCAAACATTCATTGATCTCGTCCTGGAAATAAAACCGACTCAAGTAACTCTAGTTCCAGATGCAATTGATGCGATAACGTCTAATGCGGGTTGGGATACCATAAAACACACTTCTTATTTAACTGAAATCGTTCAGGAGTTTCAACGTAACGGAATCAGAACTTCCATTTTTGTAGATCCTGTTCTCGAAATGATCGAAGGGGCTAAAAAAATTGGAACCGAAAGAATCGAATTGTACACCGAAGCATTTGCACATCAATACAATTTAGGGAATCAAGACGGAATTTTACCTTACACAGAATCAGCCATTTTGGCGAATGAACTTGGATTAGGAATCAATGCAGGTCATGATTTGAGTTTGGACAACATTCAGTTTTTCAAACAAAACATTCCCGGATTGCTTGAGGTTTCCATCGGTCACGCATTAATTTCTGAAGCCATTTATCTGGGATTAGATAATGTGGTGAACATGTATCTTCAAAAATTAAAATAG